A section of the Amycolatopsis sp. AA4 genome encodes:
- a CDS encoding D-2-hydroxyacid dehydrogenase family protein, translating to MKIAILDDYQNVALQCADWAPLGAEIEVFTKPFAGPDDVVARLAGFDVVVAMRERTPFPAAVLDRLPALKLLVSTGRRNAAIDLDAAKRGGVVVSATGALASPTVEHTWALILAGARNLPVEFRSMREGGWQVGLGMALKGKTLGLLGLGRMGSEVARIGQAFGMEPIAWSQNLTPERAAEHGVTAVSKEDLFARADVLSVHLVLSERTRGLVGAAEFAAMKPTALLVNTSRGPIVDESALLDALRGKKIAAAALDVYDVEPLPADHPLRTLDNAILTPHIGYVSRETYEIFYGGAVEDIAAFQAGEPINVLNG from the coding sequence ATGAAGATCGCGATCCTCGACGACTATCAGAACGTGGCTCTCCAGTGCGCCGACTGGGCGCCGCTCGGGGCGGAGATCGAGGTGTTCACGAAGCCGTTCGCCGGGCCAGACGACGTGGTGGCACGGCTCGCCGGGTTCGACGTGGTGGTCGCGATGCGCGAGCGCACGCCGTTCCCGGCCGCGGTGCTCGACCGGCTGCCCGCGTTGAAACTGCTGGTCAGCACCGGTCGCCGGAACGCGGCGATCGATCTGGACGCGGCCAAGCGCGGCGGCGTGGTGGTGTCCGCGACCGGGGCCCTCGCGTCGCCGACGGTGGAACACACGTGGGCGCTCATCCTGGCCGGCGCGCGCAATCTGCCGGTGGAGTTCCGTTCGATGCGCGAGGGCGGCTGGCAGGTTGGCCTCGGAATGGCCTTGAAGGGCAAGACGCTCGGCCTGCTCGGGCTCGGCAGGATGGGGTCCGAGGTCGCCCGGATCGGCCAGGCGTTCGGGATGGAACCGATTGCGTGGAGCCAAAACCTCACGCCGGAGCGGGCGGCCGAACACGGCGTCACGGCAGTGTCCAAAGAGGACTTGTTCGCGCGGGCGGATGTGCTTTCGGTCCACTTGGTCCTGTCCGAGCGCACGCGCGGATTGGTCGGTGCCGCCGAATTCGCCGCGATGAAGCCGACCGCGCTGCTGGTGAACACCTCGCGCGGGCCGATTGTCGACGAGTCGGCGTTGCTGGATGCATTGCGCGGCAAGAAGATCGCTGCGGCCGCACTGGATGTCTACGACGTGGAGCCGCTGCCCGCGGACCATCCGCTGCGGACGTTGGACAACGCGATCCTGACCCCGCACATCGGGTACGTGAGCCGGGAAACCTACGAGATTTTCTACGGCGGCGCGGTGGAGGACATCGCCGCGTTCCAAGCGGGCGAGCCGATCAACGTGCTGAACGGCTAG
- a CDS encoding alpha/beta hydrolase: MRFRAALAALLLVASCSAPAAQTQAPQALPAPNAPLPMGTNGAAAPKLDWAPCHGGFQCAIAPVPLSYRDPGGAKLNLSVIRLPATDPAHRVGSLVINFGGPGTDGVGELMRFGPRYPEELRAKFDLVSFDPRGIGGSAPVQCPGTPPAAGSPLRDSAAFWAASAAVGKACAAGTGAELSHLSTANVARDLDLLRQALGEKQLNFYGYSYGTYLGGTYANLFHDKLRAMVLDGTLDLVANATGQPGQQDKPVDVRADVATAQQQELEAFFAACAAAGPGKCAFAGGDLKQKFAAIFARLTHGPVGGMTVSSLLETIDRALYQSSRWPRLAKTLAGLVPSSPVSPAPVLDPRVPTHSPGFLAVQCLDSELPQDTAKYPELAAAEAKRQPYFGVAPVFSMAQCVGWPARDEDRYLGPWNRPRQHPILILANRNDPVTPLANAQATARELGDGHVVVVDGAGHTTLDVPSTAASAAMARYFADLTVPPDGTVYPPEVRPFP, from the coding sequence GTGAGATTCCGGGCCGCGCTGGCCGCGCTGCTGCTCGTCGCGAGCTGTTCCGCACCGGCCGCGCAAACCCAAGCGCCGCAGGCATTGCCCGCCCCGAACGCCCCGCTGCCAATGGGCACCAACGGTGCCGCGGCCCCCAAACTCGACTGGGCGCCGTGCCACGGCGGTTTCCAATGCGCGATCGCGCCGGTTCCGTTGAGCTATCGCGATCCCGGCGGCGCGAAGCTGAATCTCTCGGTGATTCGCCTGCCCGCCACCGATCCCGCGCACCGCGTCGGGTCGCTGGTGATCAATTTCGGCGGGCCGGGCACCGACGGCGTCGGCGAGCTGATGCGGTTCGGCCCGCGGTATCCGGAGGAGCTGCGGGCCAAATTCGACCTGGTGAGCTTCGATCCGCGCGGGATCGGCGGCAGCGCTCCGGTGCAGTGCCCGGGGACGCCGCCCGCGGCCGGTTCGCCGTTGCGGGACAGCGCGGCGTTCTGGGCAGCGAGTGCAGCCGTCGGCAAAGCTTGCGCGGCCGGCACCGGCGCCGAGCTGTCGCATCTGTCGACCGCGAATGTCGCACGGGACCTGGATTTGCTCCGCCAGGCGCTGGGCGAGAAGCAGCTGAACTTCTACGGCTACTCGTACGGCACGTATCTCGGCGGCACCTACGCGAACCTGTTCCACGACAAGCTGCGCGCGATGGTCCTCGACGGGACGCTCGACCTCGTCGCGAACGCCACCGGACAGCCGGGACAGCAGGACAAGCCGGTCGACGTGCGTGCCGACGTCGCGACTGCACAGCAACAGGAACTCGAGGCGTTCTTCGCCGCCTGCGCCGCAGCTGGACCGGGCAAATGCGCATTCGCCGGCGGTGACCTGAAACAGAAATTCGCCGCCATTTTCGCCCGGCTGACGCATGGTCCGGTCGGCGGCATGACGGTCTCGTCGTTACTGGAAACGATCGACCGCGCGCTGTATCAATCGTCCCGGTGGCCGCGCCTCGCGAAGACGCTCGCCGGGTTGGTGCCGTCGTCGCCGGTCTCCCCCGCGCCGGTGCTCGACCCGCGCGTGCCCACGCATTCGCCCGGGTTCCTCGCGGTGCAGTGCCTGGACAGCGAACTCCCGCAGGACACCGCCAAGTACCCCGAACTCGCCGCCGCCGAAGCCAAACGGCAGCCGTATTTCGGGGTGGCACCAGTGTTTTCGATGGCGCAGTGCGTCGGCTGGCCCGCGCGGGACGAGGACCGGTACCTCGGGCCGTGGAACCGGCCGCGCCAGCACCCGATCCTGATCCTGGCCAACCGGAACGACCCGGTCACGCCGCTCGCCAACGCCCAGGCCACCGCGCGGGAACTCGGCGACGGCCATGTGGTCGTGGTGGACGGCGCCGGGCACACCACGCTCGACGTGCCCAGCACGGCCGCTTCCGCCGCGATGGCCCGGTATTTCGCGGATTTGACCGTGCCTCCGGACGGGACGGTTTACCCGCCGGAGGTCCGGCCGTTCCCCTAG
- a CDS encoding serine hydrolase: MESLRLIDEWPVDNAAAGVVSASGEVRGRHGDPARPFRLASVTKLLTAYAAHIAIEEGVVELDTPAGPEGSTVAHLLAHTSGLAFDAHKAMAEPGTRRLYSNAGFEELADALAEHSGIAFAEYQREALFEPLGMTSTHLDGSPAAGAVSTVDDLLRFAAELQAPKLLAPETLKAATEIAFPGLNGVLPGFGHQKPNDWGLGFELRDHKSPHWTGANSSPRTFGHFGQSGTFLWVDPEAGHACVALADRSFGPWAAQVWPPFTDAVLAELSA; encoded by the coding sequence ATGGAGAGTCTGCGCCTGATCGACGAATGGCCAGTGGACAACGCCGCGGCCGGGGTGGTCTCCGCTTCCGGCGAGGTGCGCGGACGCCACGGCGACCCGGCCCGCCCGTTCCGGCTCGCGTCGGTCACCAAGCTGCTCACCGCCTACGCCGCGCACATCGCGATCGAAGAGGGCGTCGTCGAACTGGACACGCCTGCCGGACCGGAAGGGTCCACCGTCGCGCACCTGCTCGCGCACACCTCCGGGCTCGCCTTCGACGCGCACAAGGCGATGGCCGAGCCGGGCACGCGCCGGCTGTACTCCAACGCCGGGTTCGAGGAACTCGCCGACGCGCTCGCCGAGCATTCCGGCATCGCGTTCGCCGAATACCAGCGGGAAGCGCTGTTCGAACCGCTCGGCATGACGTCGACCCATCTGGACGGCTCTCCCGCCGCGGGTGCGGTGTCCACAGTGGACGATCTGCTGCGGTTCGCCGCGGAACTGCAGGCCCCGAAGCTGCTCGCGCCGGAAACCCTGAAGGCGGCCACCGAAATCGCGTTCCCGGGGCTGAACGGCGTGCTGCCCGGCTTCGGGCACCAGAAGCCGAACGACTGGGGTCTCGGCTTCGAACTGCGCGACCACAAGAGCCCGCACTGGACGGGCGCGAACAGTTCGCCGCGCACGTTCGGCCACTTCGGGCAGTCCGGCACGTTCCTGTGGGTGGACCCGGAAGCGGGCCACGCGTGCGTCGCGCTCGCCGACCGGTCGTTCGGGCCGTGGGCCGCGCAAGTGTGGCCGCCCTTTACTGACGCCGTGCTGGCGGAACTCTCCGCGTGA